The window TTTCTACACGGTTTTCTAGGTGAAGAGATAGTCATGGCGCAACCAGAAGGATTTGTTAATCAGAGATTCTCCAAAAAAGGTGTGTTTCTTAAGAAATCTCTATATGGACTTAAGCAGTCGCCTAGATAGTGGAATCTTAGGTTTGATGAGTTTATGAGAGGAGTCAGATTTATAAGAAGTGCTTATGATAGTTGTGTCTACTGGAAAAAGTTGGTAGATGGCTTGTATGCCTATCTGTTACTATATGTAGATGACATATTGATAGCATCAGTGAATAAAGCTTAAGTTGATGAGTTAAAGAGATAGTTAAGTAAAGAGTTCGAGATGAAAGATTTTGGAGAGGCCAAGAAGATTATGTGTATGAAGATTACTAGAAATCATTCTGTTGGGTTGTTGACTTTGTCACATGAAGGATATGTGAAAAAGGTTCTAAGAAATTTTCAGATGGATCAAGAAAAGTCAGTTGCTACTCCAATGGGAGTTCATTTTCAATTGAAGTCAGCCACCAAGGAAGAGTATAAAGAACAGTTTGCCAGGATGAAGATTGTTCCTTATGCTAATACTGTTGAGAGCATCATGTATTCTATGATAGGGAATAGGCCGGATCTTGCCTATCCAGTGGGTGTGATTAGTCATTTCATGAGTAAACCACTGAAAGAACATTGAGAGGAACAGAGGGGAAGAAGTTGCGCTACAGGAAACAAGCGAATTTTTGTTACGAAAATAATGTGATTCAGATTATGTGAATAACAGTGATAAAAGGAGGTCGATCACAGGGTATGCGTTACTGTTGGAGGAAACGATCAGCTGGAAGTCGAGGCTTCAGAAAGTATTCTCCGATAGAAACTGAATACATGGCGCTTACTGAAGTTGTCAAGGAGGCGATTTGGCTAAAGGGTTTAGCTGAGGAACTTAGATTTCCCCAAGAGTGCTATTGTTTTGGCAAAGAACTCAGTTCACATGAAAGGACCAAACACATTGATATCAGACTTCACTTTATCAAAGATATTGTGAGTGAAGGTCTGGTTAAGCATGTAAAAATTGCAAGTTAATGCAATTCAGCTGATATTTTCACTAAGGTTGTATCGGTTGATAAGTTTGAAGGGTCACTACAAATGCTCCGGGTTTCAAATAATTGAGCGGCAAAGCTCAAAGTCTTAAAGGCGGTAAAGTTCAAGTGATGAGAGTGGTGAAGCTCGAGGAACAGGGGCGGTAAAGCTCATCAGTAAAGAGCGGTGAAGTTCAAGTACCGGAGATAGATTCCAAGAACTAAAATTACAGGGACAATATAAGTTAAACATAGTCAAGATGGAGAATTGAAGAGAACGACTCAGTTTTACAGAGAGTCTAAGTATAGAAGATACTCTCGGTGGAAGAGACGGTTCATTCTCAAGCTGTCAAAAGAAGAACATGTGAGGAGCACGTGGTGCGGTTAGCTGGTTGTCAAACTGGTTAAGACATTGATGTTGACTTATATACCTGGGTGATAGTTCTTATTCTTCGTATCTTGCTCTCACGAGATTTATTCTTAGTTTGTTATGATCTAGAGTTTGTTAGattgaagaaaagagagagtaagagagaagagaggagagagaaagcttGAGAGATTGTAATCGGATTGATTCTAAGATTCTAGTGGATTTCGGAGTTCTATCTCCAGCGAGACGTAGCATTCCGGTTTAGAACGTGAACTCGTTAATTCGTGGTGTTCTTGCTTTCATTCTTTATTTTCTAAGTTCTTATTTCGTTAATCGTTTGTCCGGAGGTTGATTCAAACGTGTTGTGAGTTCGATCGTTAGATAAAATCCTCACATTCATGAAAGGAGATAtcatctatcttaacatttttgaagtacatttttgtgtcatcctctcttatctttgtatccaaacaagtctcaactaaattatCTGCAATTCTTACaaccaaacataattatttccttatttgataatattaatttcctaaaatctatatacctaatttaaatcaatatgttagattaaaatataattctcctttcacttttatttaatcttatatttcattattttaattactatttaatacataaagttaataaaattttatatttttttcatcatatgatgtgatttaaaattttataaacgtatatatattttaaaaattgtcttactatatttgtaaccaaacaattatatccacatatagagctcaaaatatatttttggagccTAATAGGGTGCtatcactttttgccaacttcggaTCGGGTTTTTAACTAAAGTTATAACCGATTTaattatccggatcctccttaagattgtCGAATATTTTGGGCATgtttttaatccatagcgtacttatttacatccaattactGCTCAGTGTATCTTATGAATTAGGAAAGatctaatttgcatgccgaATTCCTAAGGCCGACTTTGACAAAAAGTATTGATAACacaaattatgtaatcacatcTTCTTAATCACATCCgcataatatagcaactaattcaagatgaatacatcttagaaaatatctaatttgcgtttaataaacgattacatatttggtaagatcttattagctttaaatgtacactattaatccaataatatcaattgagaataataataagaatatgtcatatcattcattcttaaatcataactaaccaaatcgtaaaatgtatattctcaacttgcaaATAGAGAGTTTTTACAAAATCCtacctacaaccgttaacagtatatatatagatgcaattcATCATCGACTACAAGCACTTCTAAACCATTACagtatcatatcaacaaaataatagacccgtggtacaccacggggtaaaacctagtattatttaaaaaatggtcATATAagctactaaaataaaattaatccgCTCTCACAACTTGAATTATGTAAGCAATGaaatctcaacttttttttcgtcctctctcttcttaatATTTgctctcccctctctcttcttaAGAACTCGCCGCCGCATTAGATCTTTGTTTCCGACCAGTGTGTGTGGGCCACCGCGGCCATGGCGTCGGTTTGGCTTTAGTTTTTTGCTTAGTTCTCTAGCTCTACTTTCTTTTGTGGAGAGATCTCTGATTTTTCCAGCTTTTCTCCTTTTAGATCTAGGATTTgggttgtttgattttgttgcatgattcagttttcttttttgtctgaTCTCTCTATGGCCTAAACCGCGATGGCTCTAAGCCACTCACAGTTGGTGTGGTGGTGATTCGGTTTCGGCGACCTATTGTTTTAGGTTTCCTCACACAGCTTCAACAAATCGGATCTAGGGCGTGATCCGCCCAGGTTTGGGTTCTTCTTACTGGTCCTAGTCACTTAGTTGACACTTCCGACCATGGCGTTTCCGACAGTCTCTGAATTGAGGTTCTTCCGTCACGCCGCTCAAGATTCCTCAAGATTTCTCTTCTGAAGACTCTAAATCAACAAGTGAGGCAAGATGTTCGTAGTCCTTCAAAGTTGTGATTACCTCTGGTCTCCTTAGCCTTCTAGTTCCTGCGATATTGGTTGGGTCGGGCAAAAAGAAGATTGGTTTCTTTGTGTAAAATCTACTACCTTTCTTAGATCTatcgttttttcttttgcttgtttgtCTCCCTATGCTGGGGCTTAGTTTCCGAGTGCTATAAGTCTCGCCGGATTGTTTTCTGGACGGGTAAAGTTTCGTCGGGTTAGTTTCTGGAGGTTAAAGTTCTTCCGGTGTGTATCCCACCTTGTATTCCAATTAatcctttattaatatatatNaaaaaaaaaaaaaaaaaaaaaaaaaaaaaaaaaaaaaaaaaaaaaaaaaaaaaaaaaaagcaatgaaaTCTCAACTAAACTCTTGTTTGATTTTACGAATTCAAGCTAGCATTTTACTAAACTCTTGTTTGATTTTACGAATTCAAGCTAGCATTAAACTAAACTCTTGGTGCTCGACACAAAACACATGATGGATTCACTCCTCTATTCCAAGACAACATAAGATCACATGTTGTAAGCCTATTATGTACAACAAACCAGAGCATAAATGAGTACTTAGAAAAAGAATTCGAGAACCAGATTCCCTTGATACAAACAACCAAAGGAACAATATTTGTCATACCAAAAAGATTGTTTGTAATCCACTTCTAACCTCCATCATGTGGAAACCCTTAACTTGTGATATGTATTTAAACAACTTCTTAAAATCGATAGTTGAGGTATATAAAGTAAACTGGTTCAAATTAATATGGTGAATAGTCTCGGACACTAGCTCTTTTTGGGTTAATTCGGTGAAAAGGGAGCTGCTACCTACGCTCAACATCATTTTGGTGAGTAAAGGATACCACAAATACTTTGGGTTTTGGAATTGGAAAATTTCTTTCTcatttgtagttcatgtgttgatttagtaaaagttttttttccgtTCGCTTGAGCAATAGTTAAGATTTTGGTTTTCCCATTCACCAAATACACgttcgagaaaaaaaaattcttcgcTTTGTCGTTTGCCACCAAAAGAAATTCATTTGCTGTATTTTAAATACTTCCAAATTTTAGGCTATTCACCTAATTGATCCTACATTTATATATGAAGTGGCAGTAACATTGAGCTGTCTGGAAGAGCACATGAATAATAATAGCCACTAACGAGATAAGAATCCAAAAGAAAACTCAtcaaataattgaaataaatattattcgATCTGTTCAAAAGCATCCATCGTAAAACACAGAACCCCCCACCCAACCCCACCGTTCGACATGCTATCACCAAAAACACTCCATCACTTCTCCTCTTTACTCATTTCATAAGGAAcaacaaactttattttttttaataatcgtttttcttttctttttttttcacaaataggGAACTAacttttgtaactttgtttgTAAGACaatcttatcttttcttttacacatttttactccattttttctctctttatgtGACAACTATTCCCAACCTTTTTCTATCCTTTTCCAAATTTGTTTGGTATTTTTCATAATTGTGCATgttgaacaaaaaagaaactcttaagaaatttataaagaaataaagcTAACTAGTAACAATGTAACATGCattacaaatttttgttttaaaataacttttgttGTTACTTACATGTTTCGAATAAAGAGTAACTTAAAAGCTTTATATTGTGATTAGTACAACTCATACACATCCCACATCCCATCATAATTTGGTTAAGTGAAGGACTCGCCAACGTGTCAACAGATCTAGCACCGCCAACTTCTCACATGGCATCATggggtattattattatacactaCTAAAAGAACCAACTTCAATACGACGCCATGTATCTGCGTTTTGATAATAATTCCCACTTTTTCCTATTTAAATAAATCCTTCACTTTCCTCCTTTTACATTTCCTCACTCACTCTctcagagaaaagaaaaaaagaagaagcaaaaaatggCTCGATCTTTCGCTATCGCTGTGATCTGCATCGTCCTCGTCGCCGGCGTCGCTGGCCAAGCCCCAACTTCGCCACCAACCGCCACACCAGCACCACCAACTACAACAACTCCTCCACCAACAGCTACTCCTCCTCCCGTCTCAGCACCACCACCAGTCacaacttctcctcctccaGTCACCACCGCACCTCCTCCAGCTAACCCACCACCACCAGTGTCATCTCCTCCTCCTGCTTCTCCTCCACCAGCAACTCCTCCTCCagtctcttctcctcctcctcccgtCGCTTCTCCTCCTCCAGCAACTCCTCCTCCCGTTGCTACTCCTCCTCCAGCTCCTCTAGCTTCCCCTCCTNCACCACCAGTCTCATCTCCTCCTCCTGCTTCTCCTCCACCAGCAACTCCTCCTCCAGtcgcttctcctcctcctcccgtCGCTTCTCCTCCTCCAGCAACTCCTCCTCCCGTTGCTACTCCTCCTCCAGCTCCTCTAGCTTCCCCTCCTGCCCAAGTTCCGGCTCCAGCACCGACCACGAAGCCAGATTCTCCATCTCCTTCCCCGTCGTCTAGCCCACCTCTTCCGTCTAGCGATGCTCCTGGACCTAGCACCGAGTCGACCTCTCCTGGTCCTGGCCCTTCCACCGATGTAAACGACCAGGTTTGTAAACTCATTCTTCTAGATCTTGTACAATGTGTTTGAGATCTGAGATGTTTTGACTTTGAGACTTGCTTGATTTGTCTGAAACTGATTAGATCTAAACCAGTTTGAActagaaaaaaaagtgaaaaacatgTTTAGCTCAATTTAGCAAGAGAATGCTAGTCCACGATAATGTGCGCCCGTATTGGTCTTGATGATTTTGGTCTGTCTGCCTCGAGATCTTCGGATCCGAGCCGCGGCGCGTGGGTGCAATAATCACGAGACATTGTCAGTCTACACGTGAATAGTAAATAATCCCACGTGGCAATATGCTTTTGCACCAATGTAGATCTAAGTTAAACTTTAGAGTTTATAGTAATAAAATATAGTCGTTAAGCGTGATGGACGGATTGTCTTAATATCTTCTGCTGTCCCAagattattttaagtttttcagCCCCTAGATTTTTGGATCTTTTCAAAGTAACCAAGgattaatttaataataccAGAAAAGTccaattttgaaattaaggTGATGCTATCGCTTTTTTTATCCGAATAAACTGAAATGCTGTTGATATGAAAACCTTATGTTTTGCAGAATGGAGCTAGCAAGATGGTATCGAGCTTAGTATTTGGATCTGTGCTCGTTTGGTTTATGATCTAAGTGGAGTCTTTTGGCCACCACAGAAGTGTTCCTTGCATTTATTATTATGTCGTCGTCTCTTGTTTGTTCCATTGTATTGCTTGGGACTGAATTCTTTTGGGATTTATTATCTTTTGGAGAGGATACTACTGAGAGAGCTTGAGATGGAGATAGCAGCaggatttattttgtttgcagaTACTTTTGTGGCTTCCTTTCGCATtctatttgattattattagtGTACTAAATTCCTTTTTTCTCCATGcctatatttcttttcttttgccttGTCTTCTTTCTTGATAACACACTGCTTAACTGGCCATTTCTTATGTGATTTACATACTAATCAAGAGGCCAATCAAAactagaagaggaagaaaattaTAAGATTATAAAGAAATTTGCATGTACCGAACATTTTTGAGAAGTTTGGATGTACTGGACAAACCAAACCAAGTACaaaggagaaacagagaagtacacaagaaagaaaagatagtACACAGATGATAGTACAAAGATGAAAGATGTATGAACCTCCCCCTATTTTGGTCAAACTCACTACAAATGGACTTTTGAAGAACATTCTTGGAGACTCTGACATGCCGTGAGTTTGTTTTAAAGCTTGTTTAAACATAGTAAATAcatgtcccttttttttttgacgatcaaaTACATGTCCCTTTACAACATAATTTTCCAGTTGCATCAATTTAACGAGTTCTATAGTTTTATTAACAACAACTGCACCATCTTGAATTATGAAGTTATGATCATTGAAAATCTTCTTGAGAGTTTTTAGTCACTTAGCAACAGTGCCGTGCCCAGGTCGGGGCTTAAGGCGAACTTAACATTAGAGgttcttttaatatattttatgaaaaaataaataaatattaaaattcaaaagtataataaaaataaaattcaaaattataatttttttaaaaaaatatatcttaaaaaactttaaatataaTCGTTCTTCTTTCTCAATAAACTATTTCACCAACTTCTCTTAatcttttttccttctgtttcaCAATCTTACTCGGTCTTTCACAAATTaaggttttgttttccttttttgtatatttttataaatatatatatttaaataagtcATACATGGGttgtttaggaaataaaatgactcttcaaactataatgatacaCCATATTTTCCACAATTGAGGttccaaaaacacacacaaaaactatatattttgggGGTATGAGGCAAATGCCTTTTTTCTTACCCATAGGCACGGCCTGCTTAGCAATGAAACTTCTTCAAATTAAAgtcaattctattttttttgggggtcaaaTTAAAGTCAATTCTAATTAGATCAACTTTTACTATAGGaactagaaaatatttttgttagtaCATTATATCAGATTAGCTTTTTGATAATGGTGTTGTAAGTTAAATGGATTAATCACATTGTCCTCTAATACTTTTAATGAAAGACCAATCtaatataattagataaaacAAAACGTGATTAATCGAATAGTTTTCTAGTCGAATTATTAGTTCGTTTACCAGTCTTGTAAGCCACACAAGACGGAAATTATTTCACAGTGTCATAGGATGGGGATGATATATTGCCGCTTCGTTACAAATTCGGCCTGTCAAAAGGTGGTCTCGACATTCGTTCTTACACCGTTACACGTCCGACATGCCTTCTTAAAATTTGGCTATTAGTCTGTTACTGTCTCATAAGCCAAAATTGTGAGTCCTGTGACTGTATATTTGAATAAGGAAccttgaaaaataataaaatatacgtTAGTTTAGAGaggttagaacttagaagagTATAAAAggttatttgcttttttttttcattaatcctGATTAACTAAGGGGATGCATTTGATCAaggatttaaaataatttgtatcaaaatgacaaatttttctttttctttttctgaaagcattaaaatgacaaattttatggtattcatttttaaaaataatcttctaactttcatttttattggagTGAtggttttaaaatatgtaaacaatCCACTGTTATTGTAAAATAACAATAACAGTGGGTTGGAGtgatgtttttatgttatatgtAACTAATCCATTGATTTGTACTCAGTGGACTTTACTTAAATTTTGAATGACTTTAAGGTGTTTTGGTGGATTTTCATAGTTTAAAATAGGGATATTAAAATCTCATTATGGCTTTTGGTGAGATTGCATGTAGttttaaacaaatcataataactttcttaattgaccaaaaatcatttgaaaaaacactaaaatttcAACAATGATGTAAAAATAACTTCTCATCACTGTGAGAAATATtgcaattttgatttattttatgaatcatTGTACTCACACTGTCTttaatagattgatgttttaaccatttcacatatattaagaaaagttaagtttttatctataaattaatttatttattattaaataatttaataaagataaataataataaaaaaattgtaagaactattttattaaaatgagttCCCCGAGAGATATCTTGGGGCTCGATCAATACCTAGTTATATGTATTAAATCACTTTAAAATCGTAAAACGTTttcaaaaaatatgtttaatattacCAAATCAGTGAAAAATCTTGAATcagtttgttcttcttctttgacaatcCAACCCTCGACATGATGACCATTTGCATATATAACCGCCATTTGACATATTCCTATTAAGTATTCTTTGTTTGGACATGTTCACTAAATCAAACTGGTTAAGTGGGATTTACAAAATTAGAGGAATCAAACACGTTAATTACTACATAAACAATATTGCAGTCTTGTATCCCGACTACTTATATCCGACTTAAGGATcgaaaataatacatttattatCAGGTACGAGACTTATAGTATATACAACTTAAGGATGGCAAAGAATAATTTATTATCAGGCCGCAAGCCCGAGCCTTGGACATGGTCGGCTCTATAGTACATGCAAAGTTGgcaaattatagaaaatactCTGACAAACTCATGTTATTATTACATCTGACCTTACCTGCAGAGTTGTTGAAAATTGTGCCatttggagattaaagacaaacaaataagtgagagagaacaaaagagTCATCATCTCGTGTGCGAGAAAGAAACCGCGTCGAATGAGGTCTTCAGGAGAACATCTCGTTAATTCCccaaatgtttttcttttctttatggtCTTTTTATATAACACATTTATTTTCATCTATAATATAGATCTGTCACCAGCCTGTTTCCCTCTTTCTCTTCGTTTCCCTTCACAACTTTATTCTTGAAAATATAACAACTGAATGATCcaattaataataattgtaaaCATGTGAAACCGTGGCTCAAAAGATAAACTAATCTCTGTAATTTATAAGAAAGAATCATTATTTAACTCGCAATACAGTCTGTATCTTACttactttgtttttaataaataacatttcgAATGTATTCTTTTCATTTGTAAAGTACAGATGCAATGCTAGTATATTGATTTATAACAAATCAAAACGACGTTTCTTTTTGCTCAGTGTTGTTGTGACAGATTAAAACTgtgtaattattattatgaataataaatacataaaaatgaaaaatgattgtAAGGAGTAGTGTGAATTTTTGTACGGTATTCTTAGACAAAAACTAAATAGCAATAACTGAACGagttgattttatttaatagtaCTAAACCATAATTAAAGGTATAATACtggatttctattttttttttttaaataaagaagTTGGTAGCTTTGCCTATATAAGGGCAATAGAGAGATCACTAGAACAATAGAAACTTGATACTTGGATAGAAACTAACATCATCACAACTAaagaaaggcaaaaaaaaaaacatgaagataATTGTTTCCATCTTGGTTCTAGCTTCACTTCTTCTAGTCACTTCATCTCTTGCTTCTGCTACTGTCTCAGGTTTGTTATAAATCAATTCAAGTCTCTTCTCtctgtgtttttcttttcttaaaattaattatgatatatttagtGTAATTGGTTGAGGTCATaatgtttcttatgttttgtgtttccaTTAGAtgaaaaaattcacaaaacataaaaaacatgCAAATGAAATACAAAAGTTCATTGTTATATgataaaaaacaatcatatatgtACACAATTTTGGGATGAACAGTTTCTTGCGATGGTGATGAAGATCCACAAGATCCATTAGTGGATCATCTAGATCCTTTTACATTGATAAGTGATGAGATGTTGCTCTTTGATGTTTGTTGTACTAGAAACAGTTATATTCATTCTCATAATCATAACCCTTAGAACATTTTTGGTAGAGTGAAGTAGTTTTTTTAAACTATGATAGATACAATATTACAAATCTTAGATATTATATGTactacttttaaaaatgatcttGTGTGGATCTTGTAGATGCTTTTGGTAGTGGCGCAGCAGCCCCGGCGCCTCAGATCAAAGATGGACCGGCATTAGAGACATGGTGTGGACAGAAGTGTGAAGGGAGATGCAAAGAAGCGGGGTTGAAAGATCGGTGTTTGAAGTATTGTGGGATATGTTGCAAAGACTGTCAGTGTGTTCCTTCCGGCACTTATGGGAACAAGCATGAATGTCCTTGCTATCGTGACAAGCTCACTAACAAAGGCACTCCTAAATGTCCTTGATTCTACTTCTtccaaccaaatttttaaataaataaataaatctgaGAGATCCAGTGAAAATAAATGGATCTTTTGCATATgagttttttaatgttttttttgtttcttgtgttaatttggttttagtgaTTATAATGTGGAATTATAAATTTATCACAACAATCAAAGCTATCTCATGATAGttatatgttattaaaaatgttgctttctaaagaatatttttatagctttaacaaaattttctttgttcttttgtagTAAgtttaaattaatgaaaaatgttaaaattaatttgcCAAGTGATCATGTTAGTgaagaatataatataaaaatgttaaagagaactttttaattctaaataaataattttctatcTAAGTTTGTATTGTACAATGAATGAGATGGTTCTATGAGGACAGgaagatagagaagagaagatacgTGTTTGGTAAATAATTATGATGGGGCTGAGACTAGAGACAACTTTTACGATGTTCTTAAAAGACTGAGTAACGTGTTAGGTTCACCACGTGCTTCAACTGCTTCcttgtctgtgttttttttgttctctacaATAATTTTGGGCATATCAAAGAACCAATTTCTATAAATAACTTAGGTTAGGTAACTATTTATCAGAATTCATTTACTAAAAGTATATTTGTGGGTTCTAATTCAGTAAATTCTAGTAATACGAAGTGCTCGCATCCGTTTGATGAATGGGAATTAGATTGCTGTTTTCTTCTAAagatttattcaaaaatacacACAGTTGTACACTTTGCTGGAAATTGGAAGCTCTTGGTTCTAGTTTGAAAAATCATGTTTATCTAAAGGAAGTGGGTTTCGTTTATGGGCTCATGCATTCGGAAACCGGCAAAAAATTAAACGAAGGCTTCACTAAGGTAAACTGTTGAGCCAAGTGCAGAAGGGCCAGGTCAAATGAACCCACTTGCCACTCCTATTTCTGAGCCAAAAATTGCAGGACGAACTAAATGACCAAACGAGTATATTCCCAATTACAAATACACTTAGCTTTATTGCTTTACAAGTCCAATCACACAAACTGCAAtaggaaaaataattttagaagaaGTAATTTCTTATGTTACACTTTACCTCGCACATGATTTTCTGGCCAACTCCAAGTTGCATGTATGTGCAAGAGCTAAAGCTCGAAGGCTGGCCTGTCTCCTAGTCACTTGCACACTTTGTTGGTTTAAGTCAAGGCCGGTGATATCCATGTAAGACAATGTCGGGATATATGAAGATAGCTTCAAGCAACGTTCTCAGTTCCATTTGCATCGCACGTCAAAGAAAGAACCTCCATCAGTTCCATTCGATATTCCAAACCTCTGAGATAATGTCCCAGCAGCATGGACCTTTTAATAGAAAGCAGACAACATTGTATAAGATGTCTTtgacaagaaaaacaagaacactATAAAGTTCCTTTTGAGAGGATTTATATGTGCAATCAGTggatttagttatatatatgaaatccATGTAAAGCGTAGCGAGGGACTGAGAGAGTGAGCAAGGCAGTTCTAACCAGAAGAGGAGACGTGCAAGGTAGTCTCGAGTCAGTGAGATAAGAGGCTGAAACTGCAACGATGTGTTCTCTACAAGTTCAGCACAATCTTCATCACTTTTTGCTTTTACCGTTTCAGTAGGTGGGACTTCTGATGCTGGAAACTTGGAGTGCATCTTCGGTGATAGGGTTGCCA is drawn from Camelina sativa cultivar DH55 chromosome 1, Cs, whole genome shotgun sequence and contains these coding sequences:
- the LOC104793260 gene encoding classical arabinogalactan protein 9-like — its product is MARSFAIAVICIVLVAGVAGQAPTSPPTATPAPPTTTTPPPTATPPPVSAPPPVTTSPPPVTTAPPPANPPPPVSSPPPASPPPATPPPVSSPPPPVASPPPATPPPVATPPPAPLASPPXPPVSSPPPASPPPATPPPVASPPPPVASPPPATPPPVATPPPAPLASPPAQVPAPAPTTKPDSPSPSPSSSPPLPSSDAPGPSTESTSPGPGPSTDVNDQNGASKMVSSLVFGSVLVWFMI
- the LOC104793269 gene encoding gibberellin-regulated protein 7, whose amino-acid sequence is MKIIVSILVLASLLLVTSSLASATVSDAFGSGAAAPAPQIKDGPALETWCGQKCEGRCKEAGLKDRCLKYCGICCKDCQCVPSGTYGNKHECPCYRDKLTNKGTPKCP